Proteins encoded together in one Mycobacterium noviomagense window:
- a CDS encoding ferrochelatase, protein MQFDAVLLLSFGGPEGPEQVRPFLENVTRGRGVPPERLDEVAEHYLHFGGVSPINGINRALVTQLRAELAGSLPVYFGNRNWEPYVEDTVRTMRDNRIRRAAVFTTSAWSGYSSCTQYVEDIARARAAAGADAPELVKLRPYFDHPLFVEMFAEAITKAAGTVPADARLVFTAHSIPVAADQRCGPRLYSRQIAYAASLVAVGAGYSDYDLVWQSRSGPPQIPWLEPDVADHVATLAEAGTKAVIVCPIGFVADHIEVVWDLDHELRAQAEAAGMAFARASTPNADRRFARLAVGLIDELRYDRKPARISGPDPVPGCRASINGAPCRPPHCVAEWSPAVSTATPTAESR, encoded by the coding sequence ATGCAGTTTGACGCTGTCCTGCTGTTGTCCTTCGGTGGACCGGAGGGACCAGAGCAGGTGCGGCCGTTCCTGGAGAACGTCACCCGCGGGCGTGGCGTGCCGCCAGAGCGTCTCGACGAAGTCGCCGAGCACTACCTGCATTTCGGCGGGGTGTCGCCGATCAACGGCATCAACCGGGCGCTGGTCACCCAACTGCGCGCTGAACTAGCCGGCAGCCTGCCGGTGTATTTCGGCAACCGCAACTGGGAGCCGTACGTCGAGGATACGGTTAGGACCATGCGCGACAATAGGATTCGCCGTGCAGCGGTGTTCACGACGTCGGCGTGGAGCGGCTATTCCAGCTGCACCCAGTATGTCGAGGACATTGCCCGGGCCCGGGCAGCGGCCGGCGCCGACGCGCCGGAGCTGGTCAAACTTCGGCCTTACTTCGATCATCCGCTGTTCGTCGAGATGTTCGCGGAGGCAATCACGAAAGCCGCCGGTACGGTGCCGGCCGACGCGCGGCTGGTGTTCACGGCACATTCGATCCCGGTTGCCGCCGACCAGCGGTGCGGACCTCGGCTCTACAGCCGCCAAATCGCGTATGCCGCAAGCCTGGTCGCTGTCGGCGCGGGGTATTCCGACTACGACCTGGTGTGGCAGTCGCGATCGGGACCGCCGCAAATCCCTTGGCTGGAGCCCGATGTCGCCGATCACGTCGCGACGCTCGCGGAGGCAGGCACCAAGGCCGTCATCGTATGCCCCATCGGATTCGTCGCCGACCATATCGAGGTGGTGTGGGATCTCGATCACGAGCTGCGGGCGCAGGCCGAGGCGGCGGGCATGGCATTCGCGCGGGCTAGCACCCCTAACGCTGATCGGCGATTCGCCCGGCTCGCCGTCGGATTGATCGACGAACTTCGCTACGACCGCAAGCCGGCGCGGATCAGCGGGCCCGACCCGGTGCCGGGATGCCGGGCCAGCATCAACGGCGCGCCATGCCGGCCGCCGCACTGTGTTGCCGAATGGTCGCCGGCGGTCAGTACCGCCACGCCGACCGCAGAATCGCGCTGA
- the moxR1 gene encoding chaperone MoxR1 produces MTSPGGPPQGASGYSGPGGPPTSPAHAAPGGGGGNGLAAEVHTLERAIFEVKRIIVGQDQLVERMLVGLLSKGHVLLEGVPGVAKTLAVETFARVVGGTFARIQFTPDLVPTDIIGTRIYRQGKEEFDTELGPVVVNFLLADEINRAPAKVQSALLEVMQERHVSIGGKTFPMPNPFLVMATQNPIEHEGVYPLPEAQRDRFLFKINVGYPSPEEEREIIYRMGVTPPTPKQVLQTGDLLRLQEIAANNFVHHALVDYVVRVVTATRHPEQLGMNDVKSWVAFGASPRASLGIIAAARSLALVRGRDYVIPQDVIEVIPDVLRHRLVLTYDALADEIAPEVVINRVLQTVALPQVNAVPQQGHSVPPVMQAAGAASGR; encoded by the coding sequence ATGACATCACCAGGTGGGCCGCCCCAGGGCGCCAGCGGTTACTCCGGGCCGGGCGGCCCCCCGACATCCCCGGCGCACGCCGCGCCGGGCGGGGGCGGCGGCAATGGGCTGGCCGCCGAGGTGCACACCCTTGAGCGCGCCATCTTCGAGGTCAAGCGGATCATCGTCGGCCAGGACCAGCTGGTCGAGCGGATGCTCGTGGGTCTGCTGTCCAAAGGCCATGTGTTGCTAGAAGGTGTGCCCGGTGTCGCCAAGACCCTGGCGGTGGAGACCTTCGCCCGGGTCGTCGGCGGGACGTTCGCGCGTATCCAGTTCACTCCCGACCTGGTGCCGACCGACATCATCGGTACCCGCATCTACCGGCAGGGCAAAGAGGAGTTCGACACCGAGCTGGGCCCGGTGGTGGTCAACTTCCTGCTCGCCGACGAAATCAACCGCGCGCCGGCCAAGGTGCAGTCGGCGCTGCTGGAGGTCATGCAGGAACGGCACGTGTCCATCGGCGGCAAGACCTTCCCGATGCCCAACCCGTTCCTGGTGATGGCGACCCAGAACCCGATCGAGCACGAAGGTGTCTACCCGTTGCCGGAAGCGCAGCGCGACCGCTTCCTGTTCAAGATCAACGTCGGCTACCCGTCGCCGGAGGAAGAGCGCGAGATCATCTACCGGATGGGTGTCACCCCGCCCACGCCCAAGCAGGTCCTGCAAACCGGTGACCTGCTACGGCTACAGGAGATCGCGGCCAACAACTTCGTGCACCACGCGCTGGTCGACTATGTGGTGCGCGTGGTGACCGCCACCCGTCATCCCGAGCAGCTCGGCATGAACGACGTCAAGAGCTGGGTCGCGTTCGGCGCGTCCCCGCGTGCCTCGCTGGGGATCATCGCCGCGGCGCGTTCGCTGGCTCTGGTGCGCGGTCGCGACTACGTGATTCCGCAGGATGTCATCGAGGTCATCCCCGATGTGCTGCGCCACCGGCTGGTGCTCACCTACGACGCGCTCGCCGACGAGATCGCCCCGGAGGTCGTCATCAACCGAGTGCTGCAGACGGTTGCCCTGCCACAGGTGAATGCCGTTCCGCAGCAAGGACATTCGGTGCCCCCGGTGATGCAGGCCGCAGGGGCGGCTAGCGGTCGGTGA
- the inhA gene encoding NADH-dependent enoyl-ACP reductase InhA, translating into MAGLLEGKRILVTGIITDASIAFHIARVAQEQGAQLVCTGFDRLRLIERILDRLPQKPPLLELDVQNNEHLATLAERVTEVIGEGNKLDGVVHSIGYMPPSGMGINPFFDAPYEDVSKGIHISAYSYASLAKALLPIMNRGGAIVGMDFDPTRAMPAYNWMTVAKSALESVNRFVAREAGPYGVRSNLVAAGPIRTLAMSAIVGGALGEEASKQMELLEQGWDQRAPIGWDMKDATPVAKTVCAVLSDWLPATTGDIIYADGGAHTQLL; encoded by the coding sequence ATGGCAGGACTGCTCGAAGGCAAACGGATCCTCGTCACCGGGATCATCACCGACGCGTCGATCGCGTTCCACATCGCACGAGTGGCGCAGGAACAAGGCGCGCAGCTGGTCTGCACCGGGTTCGACCGGCTGCGGCTCATTGAACGCATCCTGGACCGGCTGCCGCAAAAACCGCCGCTGCTGGAACTTGACGTGCAAAACAACGAGCACCTCGCCACGCTGGCTGAGCGGGTGACCGAAGTCATCGGCGAAGGCAACAAACTCGACGGCGTGGTGCACTCAATCGGCTACATGCCACCCAGCGGGATGGGCATCAACCCGTTCTTCGACGCGCCTTATGAAGACGTCTCAAAAGGCATTCACATTTCGGCGTATTCATACGCGTCACTGGCCAAGGCGCTGCTGCCGATCATGAATCGCGGCGGGGCGATTGTGGGCATGGACTTCGACCCCACCCGAGCGATGCCGGCCTACAACTGGATGACGGTGGCCAAGAGCGCGCTGGAGTCGGTGAACCGGTTCGTCGCACGCGAGGCCGGCCCGTACGGCGTGCGGTCCAATCTTGTTGCGGCGGGCCCGATTCGGACGTTGGCGATGAGCGCGATCGTCGGCGGTGCCCTGGGCGAAGAAGCCAGCAAGCAAATGGAGCTGCTGGAGCAGGGCTGGGACCAGCGGGCCCCGATCGGCTGGGACATGAAGGACGCCACCCCGGTCGCCAAGACGGTGTGCGCGGTGCTCTCCGACTGGTTGCCGGCCACCACCGGGGACATCATCTACGCCGACGGCGGTGCGCATACCCAGCTGCTCTGA
- a CDS encoding VWA domain-containing protein — protein sequence MTVPLLGPMTLSGFEHPWFFLFLLAVLGLAGLYIIAQVARHRRMLRFANMELLESVAPKRPTRWRHLPAILLVTSLLLLTIAMAGPTHDVRIPRNRAVVMLVIDVSQSMRATDVEPNRMVAAQEAAKTFADELTPGINLGLIAYAGTATVLVSPTTNRAATKAALDKLQFADRTATGEGIFTALQAIATVGAVIGGGDTPPPARIVLFSDGKETVPTNPDNPKGAFTAARTAKDQGVPISTISFGTPYGFVEINGQRQPVPVDDTTMKKVAELSGGNAYNASNLQELKQVYSTLQQQIGYETIKGDASVGWLRLGSLILALAGLAALLINRRLPT from the coding sequence GTGACGGTGCCGTTGCTCGGACCGATGACACTGTCCGGCTTCGAACACCCGTGGTTCTTTCTGTTTTTGCTCGCCGTCCTCGGCCTGGCGGGGCTGTACATCATCGCGCAGGTGGCGCGGCATCGCCGGATGCTGCGGTTCGCCAACATGGAGCTGCTGGAAAGCGTTGCGCCCAAACGGCCTACGCGGTGGCGTCACCTTCCGGCGATCTTGTTGGTGACGTCGCTGCTGCTGCTGACGATCGCGATGGCCGGCCCGACCCACGATGTGCGTATTCCCCGCAACCGCGCCGTGGTGATGCTGGTGATCGACGTGTCGCAGTCGATGCGGGCCACCGATGTCGAGCCCAACCGCATGGTGGCGGCCCAGGAGGCCGCGAAGACGTTCGCCGACGAGCTGACCCCGGGCATCAACCTCGGGCTGATCGCTTATGCGGGCACTGCGACTGTGTTGGTGTCCCCGACGACCAACCGGGCGGCAACCAAGGCCGCTTTAGACAAGCTGCAGTTCGCCGACCGCACTGCCACCGGCGAGGGCATTTTCACCGCGCTGCAGGCTATCGCCACCGTCGGGGCGGTGATCGGCGGCGGCGACACCCCGCCGCCAGCACGGATCGTGTTGTTCTCCGACGGCAAGGAAACCGTGCCGACCAATCCGGACAACCCCAAAGGGGCGTTCACCGCGGCGCGGACCGCCAAAGACCAAGGTGTGCCGATCTCGACGATCTCGTTCGGCACCCCGTACGGCTTCGTCGAGATCAACGGCCAGCGCCAGCCGGTGCCCGTCGACGACACCACGATGAAGAAGGTCGCCGAGCTGTCCGGCGGCAATGCCTACAACGCGTCCAACCTGCAGGAACTCAAGCAGGTCTACTCCACGCTGCAGCAGCAGATCGGCTACGAGACGATCAAGGGCGATGCCAGCGTCGGCTGGCTGCGGCTCGGTTCGCTGATCCTCGCGCTGGCGGGGCTGGCGGCGCTGCTGATCAACCGGCGCCTGCCGACCTGA
- a CDS encoding DUF58 domain-containing protein, translating into MTDSKTPAVVHPPSFQRGEIDDPKLSAALRTLELTVKRKLDGVLHGDHLGLLPGPGTEPGESRLYQPGDDVRRMDWGVTARTTVPHVREMIADRELETWLVVDMSASLDFGTTVCEKRDLAVAAAAAITFLNSGGGNRLGALISNGERMIRVPARSGRMHEQTLLRTIATTPKAPVGVRGDLAAAIDALRRPQRRRGMAVIISDFLGPINWTRPLRAIAGRHEVLGIEVLDPRDVELPDVGDVILQDAESGAIREFTIDPQLRDDFAKAAAAHRAEVKRTIRSCGAPLLSLRTDRDWIADIVRFVESRRRGALAGMQ; encoded by the coding sequence GTGACAGACTCCAAGACGCCGGCGGTGGTGCATCCGCCGTCCTTCCAGCGCGGCGAGATCGACGACCCGAAGCTCTCGGCGGCGCTTCGCACTTTGGAGCTGACCGTCAAACGCAAGCTCGACGGTGTGCTGCACGGCGATCACCTCGGCTTGCTTCCGGGCCCTGGTACGGAGCCGGGGGAGTCGCGGCTCTACCAACCCGGCGACGACGTGCGCCGGATGGACTGGGGGGTCACCGCGCGCACCACGGTGCCGCACGTCCGGGAGATGATCGCCGACCGCGAGCTGGAGACCTGGCTGGTGGTCGACATGTCGGCGAGCCTGGACTTCGGCACCACTGTCTGCGAAAAGCGTGACCTGGCGGTGGCGGCCGCAGCCGCGATCACCTTCCTCAACAGCGGCGGCGGCAACCGGCTCGGCGCGCTGATCTCCAACGGCGAGCGGATGATCCGGGTGCCTGCCCGCTCGGGGCGCATGCACGAGCAGACGTTGTTGCGCACCATCGCAACGACCCCCAAGGCGCCGGTGGGGGTGCGCGGTGATCTGGCGGCGGCCATCGACGCGCTGCGCCGGCCGCAACGGCGCCGCGGGATGGCCGTGATCATCAGCGACTTCCTGGGCCCCATCAACTGGACGCGCCCGCTGCGCGCCATCGCGGGTCGTCACGAAGTGCTCGGCATCGAAGTGCTGGATCCTCGCGATGTCGAGCTGCCCGACGTCGGCGACGTCATCTTGCAAGATGCCGAATCCGGTGCCATCCGCGAGTTCACCATCGACCCGCAGCTGCGTGACGATTTCGCCAAGGCGGCCGCTGCCCACCGCGCCGAGGTAAAGCGCACAATCCGCAGCTGCGGAGCACCGCTGCTGTCGCTGCGCACCGATCGCGACTGGATCGCGGACATCGTCCGTTTCGTCGAGTCGCGCCGCCGCGGAGCTTTGGCGGGTATGCAGTGA
- the fabG1 gene encoding 3-oxoacyl-ACP reductase FabG1 has translation MTEVATEKPTETPAGGKPPFVSRSVLVTGGNRGIGLAVARRLAADGHKVAVTHRGSGAPEGLFGVECDVTDSAAVDAAFTAVEVHQGPVEVLVANAGLNADAFLMRMTEEKFQKVIDANLTGAFRVAQRASRSMIKKRFGRMIFMGSVSGMWGIGNQANYAASKAGLIGMARSIARELTKASVTANVVAPGYIDTDMTRGLDERIQEGALDFIPAKRIGTADEVAGVVSFLASEDASYISGAVIPVDGGMGMGH, from the coding sequence GTGACTGAAGTTGCTACCGAGAAACCAACCGAGACGCCGGCCGGCGGAAAGCCCCCGTTCGTGTCGCGATCAGTGCTGGTCACCGGTGGAAACCGGGGGATCGGGTTGGCGGTGGCCCGCCGGCTCGCCGCCGACGGACACAAGGTTGCGGTGACCCACCGCGGATCTGGCGCACCCGAAGGGCTGTTCGGCGTCGAGTGTGACGTCACGGACTCCGCCGCCGTCGACGCGGCGTTCACCGCCGTCGAAGTGCACCAGGGCCCGGTAGAGGTTCTGGTCGCCAACGCCGGTCTGAACGCGGACGCATTCCTCATGCGGATGACCGAAGAGAAGTTCCAAAAGGTCATCGACGCCAACCTCACCGGCGCGTTCCGGGTGGCCCAGCGTGCGTCGCGCAGCATGATCAAAAAGCGGTTCGGCCGGATGATCTTCATGGGTTCGGTCTCGGGCATGTGGGGCATCGGAAACCAGGCCAACTACGCGGCGTCCAAGGCCGGCCTGATCGGGATGGCCCGCTCGATTGCTCGGGAGCTGACCAAGGCGTCCGTCACCGCAAATGTCGTGGCGCCGGGCTACATCGACACCGACATGACGCGTGGGCTGGACGAGCGGATTCAAGAGGGCGCGCTCGACTTCATCCCGGCCAAGCGGATCGGCACTGCCGATGAGGTCGCCGGGGTGGTCAGCTTTTTGGCCTCCGAGGACGCAAGTTACATCTCCGGCGCGGTCATCCCCGTCGACGGCGGCATGGGTATGGGCCACTAA